In Candidatus Polarisedimenticolaceae bacterium, a genomic segment contains:
- a CDS encoding thrombospondin type 3 repeat-containing protein, whose protein sequence is MTLERRLLAAIGIAATAILLPFATARAQWADLTVDLQGDDQSPVLWGISDGDAYGHEVLFADVNGDGLADVISAARGGRGPNDERGDGVGEVSIRFGSKSWPTTIDLSTAPAAVVIYGVSGTDQLARAMAAADLNGDGLQDLILGVSGGDGPGNLRSGAGEVYVLFGRTSWPASIDLLSADSSTTKADITIFGADPGDQLGRTLGVGDVNNDTYPDLVIGAPSADGNNNAKLDCGDVVVLYGPFTAGTRDLALTQQLPNVRIYGIDALDAYGRGLAVGDFNGDLIPDIALGAPTGDGPGTAPGSRLDAGEIAIVYGSATLPNEINLANSNPVRIYGVRAGDGAGLMLAAGNLDGDTFADLAIGSPLADGPGPSYSRSSAGRVDLVFGSASLALEIDLATAGSSIPIYGADAGDQFGDRVVLGNVSGKDTYFDPGCSCNVDRFLDDLVAGAPGADGPDSLVPARTLSGEVYVLNGQDKVLDPFPLSYDLNDFATGNVDALIHGRDVLDSIGQTLATGDVNGDGVREIAIGAAEADGPDDGLGPILDNQRPDAGELWIVSSVDTDFDGRRNIADNCPTTVNINQFDADTDGVGNSCDNCSAVANPDQLNTDADAQGNACDNDDDGDGFLDGADNCPLTSNASQANGDGDTLGDACDNCPSATNANQADLDRDGQGDACDTDDDNDGDLDAADNCPTIDNPDQANTDGDTRGNSCDNCISVVNNGQEDGDLDGDGDACDNCLGVQNATQADADGDGDGDLCDNCVSVSNASQTDGDLDGRGDSCDNCSALANADQANSDGDNYGNACDNCPAAANNTQADGDLDGRGDACDNCVSTANANQSDIDLDGVGDVCDADDDGDTVADASDNCATTSNSTQANADADNFGNACDNCPNAANNTQADGDADTFGDACDNCPTVANLDQRNNDGDADGDACDADDDADGIDDTVDNCPFRSNPGQEDTNGNGVGNACDFAVIDFAQVLGDIELHGIDQDDQASIALTSGDVNGDGVADFIFGSTLASGPSNARTACGEVYVVFGRETWNSPVDLRTAPPNVTIYGADPRDTAGNSLGAGDFNGDGIQDLIIGARFADGANNLKPNAGEVYVLYGRTTWPATIDLRTADASRTAADVTIFGPDESDQFGRSLAVGDFNHDGFADILGGATGGDGSNNQCPACGDAYVLRGRSGAAATYNLATNNVATVSIYGPTSDSFFGWAVSALDFDGDTFQDMAISAISFPAGGKAESGRVYVVRGANNLPSTRDMTNTAHFLVALDGIDAGDQTGETLAAGELGDDASQPCAACRDLIVGTPNGDGPAPTDIRTDSGEVRVVRGRNNLASGTVMSLQDVTSAPYNLVTAAFGAAAGDRIGTKVAAGDIDGDGRQDLVIAAETANGPNARTSAGKVLAYWGEASPPRTIDGLTRTADLTVYGRNVLDGLGSAANAGDMNGDGFQDVLLGAQGADGPGGTRTGAGAVYLVSPVDTDGDGIRNLKDTCPQLNNPTQLDADGDSRGDECDNCPNAANLYQENSDNDTLGDACDPDDDNDGAPDVSDNCPLKPNGNQANGDGDTLGDACDNCPSATNQNQLNTDGDASGDACDTDDDGDGVADASDNCPLASNASQADADADTKGDPCDNCVSTANTNQADGDADARGDVCDNCSVVANAAQTDTDLDGLGDACDNCPAASNAGQEDFDLDGIGDACDSDDDNDTIFDDGDVSGSATDKPCITGQRFQCDDNCRTGANLDQTNSDSDGLGDVCDTDDDNDGRLDSDGDAVNDPCTGGATTNCDDNCRITANANQADGDGDLVGDVCDNCSTTVNTDQANADGDASGDACDTDNDNDGILDASDNCPNVANAGQANGDGDTRGDVCDNCPSISNSTQTDGDTDGKGDVCDNCPANANADQKNTDGDGQGDVCDTDDDADGIPDASDNCDLVSNVSQADGGDGDGVGDACDNCFGVDNPTQVDADGDGKGDTCDNCPADVNASQADLDGDGEGDVCDFDDDNDGVPDVNDNCKTIANSSQSDADNDRIGNTCDNCPNTANPDQLDADADFVGNLCDNCASTRNGNCGLSTAYCDQNGDQTLSSLELLEGNQSDVNGDTQGDACDPDDDGDAVLDASDNCRRVSNVGQADGDSDTVGDACDNCLTTPNATQTNSDTDARGDACDNCDFAANPDQANFDGDAEGDACDADNDNDGTPDTADCQPFNATITEIPGNAAGVGWSSKTTLEWSATSQAGAYNVYRGTIPSAGAIVYDHTCYENASADLTATDGSTPPERGYYYLVSAENVCGEGGLGTRSSGTPRPNDAPCP, encoded by the coding sequence ATGACGCTCGAGCGGAGACTCCTCGCCGCGATCGGGATCGCGGCGACCGCGATCCTCCTTCCCTTCGCGACCGCGCGGGCCCAATGGGCCGATCTCACGGTGGACCTGCAGGGGGACGACCAGAGTCCGGTCCTGTGGGGGATCTCCGACGGCGACGCGTACGGCCACGAGGTCCTGTTCGCCGACGTCAACGGGGACGGCCTGGCGGACGTGATCAGCGCCGCGAGAGGCGGGCGCGGTCCCAACGACGAGCGCGGGGACGGGGTCGGGGAGGTGTCGATCCGCTTCGGCTCGAAGTCGTGGCCGACCACGATCGACCTCTCGACCGCCCCGGCGGCGGTCGTGATCTACGGCGTGAGCGGAACCGACCAGCTGGCGCGGGCGATGGCGGCGGCCGACCTCAACGGCGACGGCCTGCAGGACCTGATCCTCGGGGTCAGCGGCGGAGACGGACCCGGAAACCTCCGCTCGGGAGCGGGCGAGGTCTACGTCCTCTTCGGACGCACGTCGTGGCCGGCCTCGATCGACCTGCTCTCGGCGGACTCCTCCACCACGAAGGCCGACATCACGATCTTCGGCGCCGATCCGGGGGACCAGCTCGGCCGTACCCTCGGGGTCGGCGACGTCAACAACGACACCTATCCCGACCTCGTGATCGGTGCGCCCTCGGCGGACGGAAACAACAACGCGAAGCTCGACTGCGGCGACGTGGTCGTCCTCTACGGACCGTTCACCGCCGGAACGCGCGATCTCGCCCTGACCCAGCAGCTCCCCAACGTGCGGATCTACGGGATCGACGCGCTCGACGCCTACGGCCGCGGCCTGGCGGTGGGCGACTTCAACGGCGACCTCATCCCGGACATCGCCCTCGGCGCGCCGACCGGCGACGGACCGGGGACCGCCCCGGGAAGCCGCCTCGACGCCGGCGAGATCGCGATCGTCTACGGCTCGGCGACCCTTCCCAACGAGATCAACCTGGCGAACTCGAACCCGGTGCGGATCTACGGCGTACGCGCCGGAGACGGCGCCGGCCTCATGCTCGCCGCGGGGAACCTCGACGGCGACACCTTCGCGGACCTGGCGATCGGCTCGCCCCTCGCCGACGGCCCCGGCCCGTCGTATTCGCGCTCCTCGGCGGGGAGGGTCGATCTCGTCTTCGGCTCCGCGTCCCTCGCGCTCGAGATCGACCTCGCCACCGCCGGGAGCAGCATCCCGATCTACGGCGCGGACGCGGGCGACCAGTTCGGCGACCGCGTCGTCCTCGGCAACGTCAGCGGGAAGGACACCTACTTCGATCCGGGTTGCTCGTGCAACGTCGACCGCTTCCTCGACGACCTCGTCGCGGGAGCTCCCGGGGCCGACGGCCCCGATTCCCTCGTCCCTGCGCGCACCCTCTCGGGAGAGGTGTACGTCCTCAACGGGCAGGACAAGGTCCTCGACCCGTTCCCTCTCTCCTACGACCTCAACGACTTCGCCACCGGAAACGTCGACGCCCTGATCCACGGTCGCGACGTGCTCGACTCGATCGGCCAGACCCTCGCCACCGGCGACGTGAACGGCGACGGAGTTCGCGAGATCGCGATCGGCGCGGCGGAGGCCGACGGCCCCGACGACGGGCTCGGTCCGATCCTCGACAACCAGCGCCCCGACGCCGGCGAGCTCTGGATCGTCTCGTCCGTCGACACCGACTTCGACGGCCGACGGAACATCGCGGACAACTGCCCGACGACCGTGAACATCAACCAGTTCGACGCCGACACGGACGGCGTGGGGAACAGCTGCGACAACTGTTCGGCGGTCGCGAACCCCGACCAGCTCAACACCGACGCCGACGCGCAGGGGAACGCCTGCGACAACGACGACGACGGCGACGGCTTCCTGGACGGCGCGGACAACTGCCCGCTCACCTCCAACGCCTCGCAGGCCAACGGCGACGGCGACACCCTCGGCGACGCCTGCGACAACTGCCCCTCGGCGACCAACGCCAACCAGGCCGACCTCGACCGCGACGGCCAGGGGGACGCCTGCGACACCGACGACGACAACGACGGCGACCTCGACGCGGCCGACAACTGCCCGACGATCGACAACCCCGACCAGGCCAACACCGACGGCGACACGCGCGGGAACTCCTGCGACAACTGCATCTCCGTCGTCAACAACGGTCAGGAAGACGGCGACCTCGACGGCGACGGCGACGCCTGCGACAACTGCCTCGGCGTCCAGAACGCGACCCAGGCCGACGCCGACGGGGACGGCGACGGTGATCTCTGCGACAACTGCGTCTCGGTCTCGAACGCCAGCCAGACCGACGGGGACCTCGACGGCCGCGGCGACTCCTGCGACAACTGCTCGGCCCTCGCGAACGCCGACCAGGCGAACTCCGACGGGGACAATTACGGGAACGCCTGCGACAACTGCCCGGCCGCCGCGAACAACACGCAGGCGGACGGCGACCTGGACGGGCGCGGCGACGCCTGCGACAACTGCGTCTCGACCGCGAACGCGAATCAGTCCGACATCGACCTCGACGGCGTCGGGGACGTCTGCGACGCGGACGACGACGGGGACACGGTCGCCGACGCCTCCGACAACTGCGCGACGACGTCGAACTCCACGCAGGCGAACGCCGACGCGGACAACTTCGGCAACGCCTGCGACAACTGCCCGAACGCCGCGAACAACACGCAGGCCGACGGCGATGCCGACACCTTCGGCGACGCGTGCGACAACTGCCCGACCGTCGCGAACCTCGACCAGCGCAACAACGACGGCGACGCCGACGGCGACGCGTGCGATGCGGACGACGACGCCGACGGGATCGACGACACCGTCGACAACTGTCCGTTCCGGTCGAACCCCGGCCAGGAGGACACCAACGGGAACGGCGTGGGGAACGCGTGCGATTTCGCCGTGATCGACTTCGCGCAGGTCCTCGGCGACATCGAGCTGCACGGCATCGACCAGGACGACCAGGCCTCGATCGCGCTGACGTCGGGAGACGTGAACGGCGACGGCGTCGCGGACTTCATCTTCGGCTCCACCCTCGCGTCGGGTCCCTCGAACGCCCGGACGGCCTGCGGCGAGGTCTACGTGGTCTTCGGCCGCGAGACGTGGAACTCGCCCGTCGATCTCAGGACCGCCCCCCCCAACGTGACGATCTACGGCGCCGATCCGCGCGACACCGCGGGGAACAGCCTCGGCGCGGGGGACTTCAACGGGGACGGAATCCAGGACCTGATCATCGGAGCGCGCTTCGCGGACGGCGCCAACAACCTGAAACCGAACGCGGGAGAGGTGTACGTCCTGTACGGGCGCACCACCTGGCCCGCGACGATCGACCTGAGGACCGCCGACGCCAGCCGCACGGCGGCCGACGTGACGATCTTCGGCCCCGACGAGTCGGACCAGTTCGGCCGGTCGCTGGCCGTCGGGGACTTCAACCACGACGGCTTCGCGGACATCCTCGGCGGGGCGACGGGGGGCGACGGCAGCAACAACCAGTGCCCCGCCTGCGGCGACGCCTACGTCCTCCGGGGTCGCAGCGGCGCGGCCGCCACCTACAACCTGGCGACCAACAACGTCGCCACGGTCAGTATCTACGGACCGACGTCGGACAGCTTTTTCGGCTGGGCCGTCTCCGCGCTCGACTTCGACGGCGACACCTTCCAGGACATGGCGATCTCGGCGATCAGCTTCCCCGCCGGGGGGAAGGCCGAGTCGGGCCGGGTGTACGTCGTGCGCGGCGCCAACAACCTCCCGTCGACGCGCGACATGACGAACACGGCGCACTTCCTGGTCGCGCTCGACGGCATCGACGCCGGCGACCAGACCGGCGAGACGCTCGCCGCCGGGGAGCTCGGGGACGACGCGAGCCAGCCGTGTGCCGCGTGCCGGGACCTCATCGTGGGGACCCCGAACGGCGACGGCCCGGCCCCCACCGACATCCGTACCGATTCCGGCGAGGTGCGCGTGGTGCGCGGCCGGAACAACCTGGCGTCGGGAACCGTGATGTCCCTCCAGGACGTGACCTCCGCCCCGTACAACCTCGTCACCGCCGCCTTCGGGGCCGCCGCGGGGGACCGGATCGGGACCAAGGTCGCCGCGGGGGACATCGACGGCGACGGCCGGCAGGACCTCGTCATCGCGGCGGAAACCGCGAACGGTCCGAACGCGCGCACCTCGGCCGGGAAGGTGCTCGCCTACTGGGGAGAGGCGAGTCCCCCGCGGACGATCGACGGGCTCACGCGCACGGCCGACCTCACCGTCTACGGGCGCAACGTCCTCGACGGCCTCGGCTCCGCGGCGAACGCGGGCGACATGAACGGCGACGGGTTCCAGGACGTCCTCCTCGGCGCCCAGGGGGCGGACGGTCCGGGCGGCACGCGCACGGGCGCCGGCGCCGTCTACCTGGTCTCGCCGGTGGATACCGACGGAGACGGCATCCGCAACCTGAAGGACACCTGCCCGCAGCTCAACAACCCGACGCAGCTCGACGCCGACGGGGACAGCCGCGGCGACGAATGCGACAACTGCCCCAACGCGGCGAATCTCTACCAGGAGAACTCCGACAACGACACCCTGGGGGACGCCTGCGATCCCGACGACGACAACGACGGGGCGCCCGACGTCTCGGACAACTGTCCGCTCAAGCCGAACGGCAACCAGGCCAACGGCGACGGCGACACGCTCGGCGACGCCTGCGACAACTGCCCCTCGGCGACGAATCAGAACCAGCTCAACACCGACGGCGACGCGTCCGGCGACGCCTGTGACACCGACGACGACGGCGACGGCGTCGCGGACGCCTCGGACAACTGCCCGCTCGCCTCGAACGCGAGCCAGGCCGACGCCGACGCGGACACCAAGGGCGACCCGTGCGACAACTGCGTCTCCACGGCGAACACGAATCAGGCCGACGGGGACGCCGACGCCCGCGGAGACGTCTGCGACAACTGCTCGGTGGTCGCGAACGCCGCGCAGACCGACACCGACCTCGACGGGCTCGGCGACGCCTGCGACAACTGCCCGGCCGCCTCCAACGCGGGCCAGGAGGACTTCGACCTCGACGGCATCGGCGACGCGTGCGACTCCGACGACGACAACGACACGATCTTCGACGACGGCGACGTCTCGGGCTCGGCGACGGACAAGCCGTGCATCACCGGCCAGCGCTTCCAGTGCGACGACAACTGCCGCACCGGCGCGAACCTCGACCAGACCAACAGCGACTCGGACGGCCTGGGCGACGTCTGTGACACCGACGACGACAACGACGGCCGGCTCGACTCGGACGGGGACGCGGTGAACGATCCCTGCACCGGCGGCGCGACCACCAACTGCGACGACAACTGCCGCATCACCGCCAACGCGAACCAGGCCGACGGCGACGGCGACCTCGTGGGCGACGTCTGCGACAACTGCAGCACGACGGTGAACACCGACCAGGCGAACGCGGACGGGGACGCGTCGGGCGACGCCTGCGATACCGACAACGACAACGACGGCATCCTCGACGCCTCGGACAACTGCCCGAACGTCGCGAACGCCGGGCAGGCGAACGGCGACGGCGACACGCGCGGCGACGTCTGCGACAACTGCCCGTCGATCTCGAACTCGACGCAGACCGACGGCGACACGGACGGGAAGGGCGACGTCTGCGACAACTGTCCGGCGAACGCCAACGCGGACCAGAAGAACACCGACGGCGACGGGCAGGGCGACGTCTGCGACACCGACGACGACGCCGACGGGATCCCGGACGCGTCGGACAACTGCGACCTCGTCTCGAACGTGAGCCAGGCGGACGGCGGGGACGGGGACGGCGTCGGCGACGCTTGCGACAACTGCTTCGGCGTCGACAACCCCACGCAGGTGGATGCGGACGGGGACGGCAAGGGCGACACCTGCGACAACTGCCCCGCCGACGTGAACGCCAGCCAGGCCGACCTCGACGGCGACGGCGAAGGGGACGTCTGCGACTTCGACGACGACAACGACGGCGTCCCGGACGTGAACGACAACTGCAAGACGATCGCGAACAGCTCGCAGTCCGATGCGGACAACGATCGCATCGGGAACACCTGCGACAACTGTCCGAACACCGCGAACCCGGACCAGCTGGACGCGGACGCCGATTTCGTCGGCAACCTCTGCGACAACTGCGCCTCGACGAGGAACGGCAACTGCGGCCTCTCGACGGCCTATTGCGACCAGAACGGGGACCAGACGCTCTCGAGCCTCGAGCTGCTCGAGGGGAACCAGTCGGACGTCAACGGCGACACCCAGGGAGACGCCTGCGATCCCGACGACGACGGCGACGCCGTCCTGGACGCCTCCGACAACTGCCGCAGGGTCTCCAACGTCGGGCAGGCCGACGGCGACTCCGACACGGTCGGCGACGCCTGCGACAACTGCCTGACGACCCCGAACGCGACCCAGACCAACTCCGACACCGACGCCCGGGGCGACGCCTGCGACAACTGCGACTTCGCGGCGAATCCCGACCAGGCGAACTTCGACGGAGACGCCGAAGGGGACGCCTGCGACGCGGACAACGACAACGACGGCACGCCGGACACGGCGGATTGCCAGCCGTTCAACGCGACGATCACCGAGATCCCGGGGAATGCCGCCGGCGTCGGCTGGTCGTCGAAGACGACCCTCGAGTGGAGCGCGACCTCCCAGGCGGGTGCGTACAACGTCTACCGCGGGACGATTCCGAGCGCCGGCGCGATCGTGTACGACCACACGTGTTACGAGAACGCCTCGGCGGACCTGACCGCGACCGACGGCTCGACACCCCCGGAGCGCGGGTACTACTACCTCGTCTCCGCGGAGAACGTCTGCGGCGAAGGAGGTCTCGGAACGCGCAGCTCGGGCACGCCGCGTCCGAACGACGCGCCGTGTCCGTGA
- a CDS encoding S8 family serine peptidase, producing MRAFSAPFALLLLATGCAASRRDAVPPVPRFEGDLEARLASASPGQRFTVLVDVRDGLDPLALRDRLRREGLPKAQRRARVIAALERDAQARQAPLLEAIERAIGEGSLDYARSVAVVNRLVVEGSAAGILALARRPEVAVVRPDWTSRPAGTALEPSFTPDGSTLPERFVSWAIPSMRADALWARGLTGSGVLVASIDTGVYGAHEQLAGRNAPEPRGWYDPVEGSAEPRDPHGHGTGVLSVAVGGNVDGRVLGVAPEATWASALGNWRNYYSRSRMTLAADWILRTARPDVLINAWSHDEGRCTDFDLPFVRAWEAAEIFVAFPTGNAGPAPGSGESPAQLAGIFAVAGIDPAGGPSATSSRGPSACGSTRFPAVAAPGAGLPHAHPFTPRSYLAGQGTSFSVGLAGGGAALLLQAHPEATPEEIARALVAGARDVAPPGVDDATGAGAIDLPLALEALESRR from the coding sequence ATGAGAGCGTTTTCCGCCCCGTTCGCCCTGCTCCTCCTGGCCACGGGGTGCGCCGCCTCCCGCCGGGACGCCGTGCCCCCCGTGCCGCGGTTCGAGGGGGACCTCGAGGCGCGGCTGGCCTCCGCCTCCCCCGGCCAACGCTTCACCGTGCTGGTCGACGTGCGCGACGGCCTCGATCCGCTCGCGCTGCGCGACCGGCTACGGCGCGAGGGGTTGCCCAAGGCGCAGCGTCGGGCCCGGGTGATCGCGGCCCTCGAGCGCGATGCCCAGGCGCGTCAGGCGCCCCTGCTCGAGGCGATCGAGCGCGCGATCGGCGAGGGCTCGCTCGATTACGCACGTTCGGTGGCCGTCGTGAATCGCCTGGTCGTCGAGGGCTCCGCCGCCGGGATCCTCGCGCTCGCCCGTCGCCCCGAGGTCGCGGTCGTCCGCCCCGACTGGACCAGCCGTCCCGCCGGGACCGCCCTCGAGCCCTCCTTCACCCCGGACGGCTCCACCCTCCCGGAGCGGTTCGTGAGCTGGGCGATCCCGTCGATGCGCGCCGACGCGTTGTGGGCGCGGGGCCTTACGGGATCGGGGGTACTCGTCGCGTCGATCGACACGGGGGTGTACGGGGCGCACGAGCAGCTGGCCGGCCGGAACGCCCCGGAACCTCGGGGGTGGTACGACCCCGTCGAGGGATCCGCCGAGCCCCGCGATCCGCACGGGCACGGCACCGGCGTGCTCTCCGTCGCGGTCGGGGGGAACGTCGACGGACGGGTGCTCGGCGTCGCCCCGGAGGCGACGTGGGCCTCCGCGCTGGGCAACTGGCGGAACTACTACTCGCGTTCGCGGATGACCCTCGCGGCGGACTGGATCCTCCGCACGGCCCGTCCCGACGTCTTGATCAACGCGTGGTCGCACGACGAGGGACGGTGCACCGATTTCGACCTCCCGTTCGTTCGTGCGTGGGAAGCGGCCGAGATCTTCGTGGCCTTCCCGACCGGCAACGCCGGGCCCGCTCCGGGCTCGGGGGAGAGCCCGGCGCAGCTGGCGGGGATCTTCGCCGTCGCCGGGATCGATCCGGCGGGAGGTCCGAGCGCCACCTCGTCGCGCGGGCCCAGCGCCTGCGGCTCGACGAGGTTCCCCGCCGTCGCCGCGCCGGGCGCTGGCCTTCCCCACGCCCATCCCTTCACACCGCGCAGCTACCTAGCCGGCCAGGGCACCTCCTTCTCCGTCGGGCTCGCGGGAGGCGGCGCGGCGCTCCTGCTGCAGGCGCACCCGGAGGCGACCCCGGAGGAGATCGCGCGCGCGCTCGTCGCCGGTGCGCGCGACGTCGCCCCGCCCGGGGTGGACGACGCGACCGGCGCCGGCGCGATCGACCTGCCCCTGGCCCTCGAGGCGCTCGAGAGTCGCCGGTGA
- a CDS encoding sulfatase-like hydrolase/transferase, whose translation MSRTRPLLVAALALFAWACASPEPRSVVVVTLDTFRADRMGAYGNRDGLTPALDAFAEASVVFEAASAPTPITLPSHTSLFTGRYPTAHGVRNNGTFVVPAGETTLAEILKERGFRTGAVVASFPLQSRYGLAQGFDLYDEEFPEGSPNADGSVPVFFQERDARAVTDRALQVWGKLGDSRRLLWVHYFDAHAPYAAPEPFASRHAKAPYDGEIAWLDGQVGRLLARVREDDPNAIVVIAADHGESLGEHGEKTHGVFVYESTIHVPFVLRAPGLDARRVAEPVSLVDVLPTVLGRLGIPVPAGVEGADLGATVLAGKAAARPIYAESWLPKLQFRFSELTALRRGSLKRIDAPAPELYDLAQDPREERNLEGGHPDGEAMAEALAAFRAAEDPQASERAAGGLSAEDEAKLRSLGYTSAGSLRSNPGEGRGRDPKAMTDYLQRYDRAVGLASAGRQPEAIPLLRALVPEAPENFMVRYQLGTALLTAGNVAEAAAEFAEVIRVAPEFANGYLLAATAEGRLGRVDDAARHYEAAIALAPDLVEPRVALGRLLESVGRFEAAAEAYLAAAKAAPQDAEPSRRLLELRQGRGEGARGIGDLAALAASLPRAAGIWSVVGQARRRAGDLEGARAASERASAADPFLAEAMLLRGELSLEARDPAGALETFDAVLARRADRADAMLGRAKALLALGRAVEAEATLAEISRRYPRLSDGITLRGRFLEQTGERAAAAQAYREALRVNPGDVAAREGLRRLSR comes from the coding sequence GTGAGCCGGACCCGTCCGCTTCTCGTCGCCGCGCTCGCCCTTTTCGCGTGGGCGTGCGCGTCCCCGGAGCCGCGAAGCGTCGTCGTCGTGACGCTCGACACCTTCCGGGCGGACCGCATGGGAGCCTACGGCAATCGCGACGGCCTGACGCCGGCGCTCGACGCCTTCGCCGAGGCGTCGGTCGTCTTCGAGGCGGCCTCCGCCCCGACCCCGATCACCCTCCCGTCGCACACGTCGCTGTTCACCGGCCGCTACCCGACCGCGCACGGCGTCCGGAACAACGGCACCTTCGTCGTCCCCGCCGGCGAGACGACCCTCGCGGAGATCCTCAAGGAGCGCGGCTTCCGCACCGGCGCGGTCGTCGCGTCGTTCCCGCTCCAGAGCCGCTACGGTCTCGCGCAGGGGTTCGACCTCTACGACGAGGAGTTCCCGGAGGGAAGCCCGAACGCCGACGGCAGCGTCCCCGTCTTCTTCCAGGAGCGCGACGCCCGCGCGGTGACCGATCGGGCGCTTCAGGTCTGGGGAAAACTCGGGGACTCCCGCCGCCTCTTGTGGGTCCACTACTTCGACGCCCACGCCCCCTACGCCGCTCCCGAGCCGTTCGCCTCGCGCCACGCGAAGGCGCCGTACGACGGCGAGATCGCCTGGCTCGACGGCCAGGTGGGACGCCTGCTGGCGCGGGTGCGCGAGGACGATCCGAACGCGATCGTGGTGATCGCGGCCGACCACGGGGAGAGCCTGGGGGAGCACGGGGAGAAAACGCACGGCGTCTTCGTCTACGAATCGACGATCCACGTTCCGTTCGTCCTGCGGGCCCCGGGGCTCGACGCGAGGCGGGTGGCGGAGCCGGTGAGCCTCGTCGACGTGCTCCCGACGGTGCTGGGCCGGCTCGGGATCCCGGTCCCCGCCGGGGTGGAGGGGGCGGACCTCGGCGCCACGGTGCTCGCGGGCAAGGCCGCCGCGCGGCCGATCTACGCCGAATCGTGGCTCCCCAAGCTCCAGTTCCGCTTCTCCGAGCTGACGGCCCTGCGGCGGGGCTCGTTGAAGCGGATCGACGCCCCCGCCCCGGAGCTGTACGACCTCGCCCAGGACCCGCGCGAGGAGCGGAATCTCGAGGGCGGTCACCCCGACGGCGAGGCGATGGCCGAGGCGCTCGCCGCCTTCCGGGCGGCCGAGGACCCGCAGGCCTCCGAGCGCGCCGCCGGGGGGCTCTCCGCGGAGGACGAGGCGAAGCTGCGCAGCCTCGGGTACACCTCGGCCGGATCGCTCCGGTCCAACCCCGGCGAGGGACGCGGCCGCGACCCGAAGGCGATGACCGACTACCTCCAGCGCTACGACCGCGCGGTGGGGTTGGCCTCCGCGGGACGACAGCCGGAGGCGATCCCGCTCCTGCGCGCGCTCGTCCCGGAGGCCCCCGAGAACTTCATGGTCCGCTACCAGCTCGGCACGGCGCTCCTCACCGCGGGGAACGTGGCGGAAGCGGCCGCGGAGTTCGCGGAGGTGATCCGCGTCGCACCGGAGTTCGCCAACGGCTACCTGCTCGCGGCGACCGCGGAAGGTCGCCTGGGGCGCGTCGACGACGCCGCGCGCCACTACGAGGCCGCGATCGCGCTCGCCCCGGACCTCGTCGAGCCGCGGGTCGCGCTGGGCCGATTGCTCGAATCCGTCGGGCGTTTCGAGGCCGCGGCGGAGGCCTACCTCGCGGCGGCGAAGGCGGCGCCGCAGGACGCGGAGCCGTCCCGCCGGCTGCTCGAGCTGCGCCAGGGGCGAGGCGAGGGCGCGCGCGGGATCGGGGACCTCGCGGCGCTCGCCGCCTCGCTCCCCCGCGCGGCCGGGATCTGGTCGGTCGTCGGGCAGGCGCGCCGCCGGGCCGGCGACCTCGAGGGGGCGCGGGCCGCTTCCGAGCGCGCGAGCGCGGCGGACCCGTTCCTCGCCGAGGCGATGCTCCTGCGGGGCGAGCTGTCGCTCGAGGCGCGCGACCCGGCCGGGGCGCTGGAAACCTTCGACGCGGTGCTCGCGCGCCGCGCCGACCGCGCCGACGCGATGCTCGGCCGCGCGAAGGCGCTGCTCGCCCTCGGCCGGGCCGTCGAAGCCGAGGCCACGCTCGCCGAGATCTCCCGGCGCTACCCGCGCCTTTCGGACGGGATCACGCTGCGCGGCCGGTTCCTCGAGCAGACCGGCGAGCGCGCGGCCGCGGCGCAGGCGTATCGTGAAGCGTTGCGCGTGAACCCCGGGGACGTGGCCGCGCGGGAGGGGCTGCGGCGCCTCTCCCGTTGA
- a CDS encoding DUF2721 domain-containing protein — MNGTTLTQLIPVLQVAVGPVILISGVGLLLLSMTNRLGRVVDRARALGRELRTAEAADRATLLTQLAILDRRSGLLNLAITCVSLSVLLAAVLVAILFAFAFAGIESAALVVVVFTGCLGSLIVGLAVFLRDVNLSLDALRHEIARDREAAGRA; from the coding sequence TTGAACGGCACGACGCTCACGCAGCTGATTCCGGTCCTTCAGGTCGCGGTCGGACCCGTCATCCTGATCTCCGGCGTGGGCCTGCTCCTGCTGAGCATGACGAACCGCCTCGGCCGGGTCGTCGACCGCGCGCGCGCGCTCGGCCGCGAGCTGCGCACCGCCGAGGCCGCCGACCGCGCGACCCTGCTGACGCAGCTCGCCATCCTCGACCGCCGGTCGGGGCTGCTGAACCTCGCGATCACCTGCGTCTCGCTGAGCGTGTTGCTCGCGGCGGTGCTCGTCGCCATCCTGTTCGCCTTCGCGTTCGCCGGGATCGAGAGCGCCGCGCTCGTGGTCGTCGTCTTCACGGGTTGCCTCGGATCCCTGATCGTCGGTCTCGCGGTGTTCCTGCGCGACGTGAATCTCTCCCTCGACGCGTTGCGCCACGAGATCGCGCGCGACCGCGAGGCGGCCGGGCGGGCGTGA